The following coding sequences lie in one Glycine max cultivar Williams 82 chromosome 19, Glycine_max_v4.0, whole genome shotgun sequence genomic window:
- the LOC102670349 gene encoding uncharacterized protein, which translates to MSNQKSIESAIKYLEVQVGQLAKQLTDRPSSSFGANTEKSPKEECEAVMTRSRLVVMKEGENGIGAEKQQLVSGPTLDPLVESLSESDEELELEITMPFGEALQQMPLYTKFLKDMLTKKNKYIYSDTIVVEGNCSAVIQRILPPKHKDPGSVTIPCFVVEVSVGKALIDLRANINLMSLSMCWRLGELEIMPTRMTLELADRSVTRPYGVIKDVLVQVKHLIFPVDFVVMDIEEDVDIPVILGRSFMSIASCVVDIGKKKLEMSLENQQITFDLLMKEENYWTRMYAYR; encoded by the exons ATGTCAAATCAAAAGAGCATAGAGTCAGCCATTAAGTATCTGgaagtccaggtgggacaaTTGGCAAAACAATTGACAGACCGTCCGTCTAGCAGCTTTGGAGCTAATACTGAGAAAAGTCCAAAGGAGGAATGTGAAGCTGTCATGACTAGAAGCagattggtggtcatgaaagAAGGTGAGAATGGAATAGGTGCAGAAAAACAACAGCTGGTGTCTGGCCCAACACTTGATCCTTTGGTAGAGTCTTTGAGTGAGTCTGATGAAGAGTTGGAG CTAGAAATTACaatgccctttggagaagctttacagcagatgccACTTTATACTAAATTTCTGAAAGATATGCTAACTAAGAAGAACAAGTACATCTATAGTGACACCATagttgtggaaggaaattgtagtgctgtTATTCAACGTATCCTTCCACCGAAGCATAAGGATCCAGGCAGTGTCACTATACCTTGTTTTGTAGTAGAAGTTTCAGTAGGCAAGGCTCTTATTGATTTAAGAGCCAATATTAATTTGATGTCGCTCTCCATGTGCTGGAGACTTGGAGAGCTGGAGATAATGCCTACTCGGATGACTTTAGAGTTAGCTGATCGCTCCGTCACCAGACCCTATGGAGTGATTAAAGACGTGTTGGTCCAGGTCAAGCATCTCATATTTCCTGTTGATTTTGTTGTAATGGACATTGAGGAAGATGTGGATATTCCTGTCATTTTGGGACGTTCATTTATGTCCATTGCAAGCTGTGTGGTGGACATAGGGAAGAAAAAGTTGGAAATGAGTCTTGAAAACCAACAAATcacatttgatcttttaatgaAGGAAGAGAATTACTGGACCAGGATGTATGCTTATAGGTGA